One stretch of Actinomycetes bacterium DNA includes these proteins:
- a CDS encoding winged helix-turn-helix transcriptional regulator: MAAALQIVGDRWSLLAVREVLFGNHRFNEIARNTGAPRDRLALRLKELVAAGVLETRQYQDSPPRFEYHLTRAGRELAPILNDLRQWGDRWAVDHPPLTVRHHEHELKTRVVCATCGERVRESDVTRESNVADWDIAGPVAG, from the coding sequence TGCAGATCGTGGGGGACCGGTGGTCCCTGCTGGCCGTGCGCGAGGTGCTCTTCGGCAACCACCGCTTCAACGAGATCGCCCGCAACACCGGCGCACCGCGCGACCGGCTGGCCCTTCGGCTCAAGGAGCTGGTCGCGGCGGGGGTGCTCGAGACGCGGCAGTACCAGGACAGTCCGCCCCGCTTCGAGTACCACCTGACCCGGGCCGGCCGTGAGCTCGCGCCGATCCTCAACGACCTGCGGCAGTGGGGGGATCGCTGGGCGGTCGATCACCCGCCGCTGACCGTGCGGCACCATGAACACGAGCTGAAGACCCGTGTCGTCTGCGCCACCTGCGGCGAGCGCGTCCGCGAGAGCGACGTGACGAGGGAGTCGAACGTCGCGGACTGGGACATCGCCGGACCCGTCGCCGGCTGA